The genomic window CGCAAGGGCGAGACGAGCTTCGCCGCCCTCCAGGCGCATCTCGCGGGTGAACGCGGGGCGACCCTGCTCTACCACGCCTTCGACCTGCTGCACGACGGAAGCCGCGACCTGCGGGGCGAACCCCTGCGCGCCCGCAAGGCGGCGCTGCGCGACTGGCTGCCAGAGGGCGACCCCTGGCGCTTCGTGGGCGATTTCGACGCGCCTGGCGCGCAGATGCTGGCCTCCGCCTGCCGCCTCGCGCTGGAGGGCATCGTCTCCAAGCGGCAGGACGCGCCCTACAGCTCGGGCCGGGGTGAGTCCTGGGTGAAGTCCAAATGCCGGGGGCGCGAGGAATTCGTGGTGGGCGGCTTCTCGCCCCAGGCCTCGGGCCGGGGCCTGGGCGCGCTGCTGGTCGGGCTGCAGCGCGACGGCCGCTTCAGCTATGCCGGTCGCGTGGGCACGGGCTTCAACGCCGCCGCCTCCTCCCGCCTGCTGAAGCGGCTGGAGGGGCTGCGCCGCAAAACCACGCCCTTCGAGCAGGGCGCCCCCGCCCGCCTCAGCGACGTGACCTGGGTGGACCCCGAACTGGTTGTGGAAGTCGCCTATGGCGGCTGGACCGAGGAGGGCATCCTGCGCCACGCCAGCTTCCTCGGCGAACGCGAGGACAAGCCCGCCGAGGCGGTCGAGGCCACGCCGCCGGCCAAGCCCTCTGCCCCGCGCCGCACCTCCGGCGCCCGCCTCTCCAACCCCGGCCGCGTGCTCTGGCCCGGCCCGCCCGCCGTGACGAAGGAGGCGCTGGCCGCGCATTACGAGCGCTTCGCCGACCGCATCCTGGCCCATGTCGCGGGCCGGCCCCTTTCGGTGCTGCGGGCGCCGGGCGGGCTCGGCAAGCCGCTCTTCTTCCAGCGGCACGCGGGCAACGCCCCCTCGCCCGCCCTGCGCGAGGTCTATATCGAGGGGCAGGACAAGCCCTACATGGCGGTGGACGACGCGGCGGGACTCGCCGCGCTGGCGCAGATATCGGCCCTGGAACTGCACCCCTGGGGCGCCACCGCCGCCCGCCCCGAGATCCCGGACCGGCTGGTCTTCGACCTCGACCCCGCCGAGGGCGTGGAGATGCCCGCCATCATCGCCTGCGCGAAGGAATTGCGGGCGCGGCTGAAGGCGCTGGGCCTCACCGCCTTCCCGCGCGTCACGGGCGGCAAGGGGCTGCACCTCGTCGTGCCGCTGGCCATCCCAGCGCGTGGGGCGGCGGCGGATTGGGCGGCGGCCAAATCCTTCGCGCGGCTGCTCTGCACGCTGATGGTGCGTGACGCGCCGGATCGCTACACCGTGACGCTCGCGAAGAAGGCGCGGACGGGCAAGATCTTTCTCGATTATCTGCGGAACGACCGGCTGGCCACGGCCATCGCCAACTGGTCGCCCCGCGCGCGGCCGGGCGCGCCGGTGGCGCATCCCATCGCCTGGTCGGCGGTGAAGCCGGGGCTCGACCCCGCCGCGCTGACCCTGCCCGCCTTGGCCGATGCGCGCATGCCGCCCGACCCCTGGCGCGGCTTCGACGCTGCCGCCATCCCCCTCAACGACGCGATCCGGCGGCTGACCAGGTGACGCCCGCCCTCGCCGTCGCCATCCCCGCGCATGACGAGGCGCGGATGCTGCCGCGCTGCCTGGCCGCCCTGGCCGCGCAGCGCGACGCCCCGCCCTTCGCCGTGGTGGTGCTGGCCAACAACTGCACCGATGACACCGCGGAGGTAGCGCGGCGCCTCGTCCCCCGCCTGCCCTATCCGCTGCATGTGGAGGAGGTGACGCTGCCCGAGAGCGACCGCCACGCCGGCCATGCGCGCGGCCTCGCCATGGCCCGCGCCGCCGCCCTGCTGGGCGAGCAAGGCCTTCTGGCCGGCACCGATGCCGACGCCACGCCGGCGCCGAACTGGCTGGCCGGGCTCGCCCGGCATCATGCGGCGGGGTCGGACGCCATCGCGGGCTGGGCCATCATGGAACGCGCCTCGGCCCGCACCCTGCCGCCCGCCGTGCGGGAGCGCGCGCGGGCCGAGGCGCGGCTCGCCCAATTGCTCGACCGGCTGGCCAGCGTGCTGGACCCCCTGCCCTGGGACCCCTGGCCCCGCCACACCGGCCATTCCGGCGCCAATTTCGCCGTGGCGAAGGAGGCCTATTGGCGCTGCGGCGGCGTGCCCGACGTGCCGCTGGCGGAGGACCGTCTGCTCTTCGCGCGCCTCGCCGAGATCGGTGCGCGCATCCGCCACGCGCCTGATTGCGTGGTGCATGTCTCGGCCCGGCTGAAGGGGCGCGCGGCGGGGGGGATGGCCGATGCGCTCCGCCGCCGCGCGGAGGATGCGGACCCCTTCTGCGATGCCTCCATCGAACCCGTCTCGCATGTTCTGCGTCGGCACCGCCTGCGCCGCGCCCTGCGCGAGGGTGTCGAGATCGAGCGGCTGGCGGGGCGGCTCGGCCTTGCGGGCGCCGAGGCGGTGGCGCTTACCGCCGGGCTGTCGGAGGACCAGAGCTGGGCCAGGCTGCGCGCCGCGGCGCCGCGCCTGCAACCCGTGCCCGTGCCCGCCCTCGAACTGGCGCGCCAGACGCGGGCCGCCGAACGCGCCCTGCGCCGCCTGGGCATCCCCCTGCCCGAGGCGCCGCCGGAGGGGGCGCTGGTTTAGCCAGCCTCCGCGATATCCATCCGGTAGCGCGGGCCCAGCGCCAGGTTCCGCGCGGGCCAATGCGCCGGCAGCGCGGCCAGGAAGCTCAGCGTGGCGGCATCGCCCGACATGGTGCCGTCATTCTCGCCGCGCCAATTCACCAGCAGCACCACGCCGCCGGGGGCGAGGCTGTCCTGGCAACGGCGCGCCAGGGCGTCGAGATCGGCGAAGCCGAGGTAGTAGAGCATCTCCGACAACATGATCAGGTCGAAGCGGCCCTCCGGCCATTCGCCGGGCGCGGCCATATGGTGGAAGACGCCTCGCGGGCAGCGCCGCCGCGCCTCGGCCAGCGGTGCCTCGGCGTGGTCAATGCCCAGGAACTCCCCGCAGCGCGGCGCCAGCAGGGCGGAGAGCGTGCCGATGGAACACCCCACCTCCAGCCCACGCGCGAAGCGGCGCGCCGGCAGGGCGTCCAGCGTGGCCGCGTATTTCGCCGCCTCATAGTCGCTGCCCGCCAGGTCCCAGGGGTCGGGACGCTCGCGGTAGAGCTGGTCGAAATAGGCGGCGGGAATGGAGGCGCGGCTCATCCCAGCACCCCCGCCCCGCGCGCGATGAGGATGTCCGTCGCGCGGTCCAGCGCCGCATCGGGGCCGGGCTGGCGCAGGAAGCTGTCGAGGTCGCGGGCCAGGCGCTCCACCGGCGCGCCGCCGGGGGTTCCGTCCACCACACTGGCAGGCAGCCCGATGCCGCGCCGGAGGCGGGCCAGGACGCCCTCGGCCGCGCGCGTCGTCACCTCGCGCGCCAGCCCGACCCGGGCCAGCGCGGCCTCGCTGTCCTGGCCCGCCTCCACCGCCTCGGCGGCCGCAAGTGTCCAGAGGCGGGTGCTCTCCAGGTCCAGCGCGTTCTCCATCAGCCGCGCGCGCTGCGCCGGGTGGCCGGCGCGGTCATTCGCCAGCAGGTGCGCCCGCATGGCCTCGTCCAGCCGCCGCATTGCGCCCAGTTGCAGCGCGAGGATGCGCCAGATCCCGCCCGAGAAGGCCGGCTGCGCCAAATAGTCTCCCGGCCCCCCGATCACATCCCCTGGCCGCACCCGCAGCCCGTCCAGCGCGCAGGCGCGGCTCTCACTGGCGCGCATGCCGCCGATGGGCCAGGCCGATCCATCCGTGAAGCGCGCCGCCTCGGGCCGCTCGATCCAGACCAGCACCGGACCCTCGGGCGTGCGCGCCGTGACCAGCACGGCGCCCACCGAGGTCGCGCCCGAACAGAACAGCTTGCGGCCCGACATTCGCCCGCCCTCCAGCAGCACGGGCGCAGCGGGGTCGTCGGCACCCCAGATGGCCAGCAGGCCCGCCCCTTCCGCCCGTGCGCGCTGCGCGGCGTCGCCATGCGCGTCCAGCAGGTGAAGGACGTTCACATGTCCCTCGAACAGCCGCCCCGCGCTCAGATCGGCATGGCCCAGCGTCACCAGTGCCTGCCACAGCGCATGCGGCGCGGCCCGCGCCAGCGGCAGCAAGGGTGCCAGGTGGCGCAACGCGGCCGCGGCATTGCGCGGCGGCGCGGCCCGCAACGCGGCGGCCACGCCCAGGGCGCGCGCGTCCAGGCTGGCGGACAAGGGTTGTGCGGGAATGTCCATCGCCCTTGAACGCGCGGCGGGTGGGCGGGGTTACGGGTTCAGACCGAGTCCGGTTCCAGGGTGCTGGAATGGTCCAGCAGCGCCGCCAATTCCTGCCTTGCGCGGAAAACGCGGCTCTTCACCGTGCCCACCGGGCAGCCGATGATCTCGCCGATCTCGGCGTAACTCAGTTCCGCCCCCACGCTCAGCAGCAGCGCCTCGCGCTGGAGGTGGTGCAGCTTGCCCAGCGCCAGCCGCAGCTCCGACTGGCGGAAGGCCCATTCATGGGCGGGGGGCGTGACCAGGGCCTCGGGCGGCGCGTCCTCCAGGGGAACATTGGTTCTCCCATGCGCCGCGACGGTGTTGAAGAAGCGGTTGCGCAGGATGGTGAACAGCCAGGCACGCATATTGGTGCCCGGCGCGAAGCGCTCCCGTGCCGAAAGCGCGCGCAGCACGGTGTCCTGGACCAGATCGTCGGCGTCATGCGCATTGCGGGCCATGTTGCGGGCATAGGCCCGCAGACGCGGCAGCAGCGCCAGAAGCTCCTGTTCGAAGGTCACGCCATGGTCTCCCGGAACCTGGCTCGCCGGCCGGCTATCGGCGCCGGACGAGCCCCGCCAGGAGCGCCACCACGCCAAAGATGATCAGCGCCCAGAACAGGATGCTGGCGACGCCGCCCGCGGCGGCCGCCACGCCGCTCAACCCCAGCACGCCGGCCACGATCGAGACGATGGCCAGCACGATGATCCACCAGACGACCTTCATCGGCCCAACTCCATCCGTGGCCCGGCGGGGGGCGGCGTGGTCGGGCCATCGGGCGTCTGGGGCGGCATTTCCTGCGGGATGGGCGGAAGGTCAGGCCCCGGCGCGGGCGGGGGGACATCGGGCCCGGGCGGCGGGGCGGGCGGCACCTCCGGCGGGGGCGGGTTCGGCCAGGTGGAGGCGACGTGGGACGCCATGGCGGGGATCTCCTTCATCTCCCCGCTTCAACGGCCCGTGGGCCGCCGGGTTTCAGCTTCAGCCGCGCAGACCGGACACGGGCGCCTCGCGGTCGGTCGAGAAGCGGATGTCGCAGGCCAGCCCCTCGGGGCGCCACTGGCGCTCGATGGTGCCGCCCAGCGTGCCCTCGAAGCTGTGGGTGATGATCTGCGAGCCGAAGCTGACGCGCTCCGGCGGGCCCTCCAGCGGCGGCCCCCCGCTCTCGCGCCATTGCAGCACCACCTCCTGCCCGCGCAGCGACCAGCGCACTTCCAGCCGGCCTTCGGCCGTGGAGAGCGCGCCATACTTCGCGGCGTTGGTGGCGAGTTCGTGCAGCGCCATGGAGAGGGGCTGCGCCACATGCGGCCCGACCAGCACCTCCGGACCCTCCAGGGTGACGGGCGCATCCTCCTCGCCCACCCCAAAGGGTTCCAGCTCGTGGTGCAGCAGGTCGGCCACGCTGGCACCCTTCCAGCGGTGGCGGCCCAGCAGCGCCATGGTGCCGGCCAAGGCGCGGATGCGCGCCTCCAGCACCTCGACATATTCCTCATGCGTGTCGGCGGTGGTGACGCGCAGCAGGCCCGTGACGACGGCGAGCGCGTTCTTGGCCCGGTGCTCGACCTCATGGGCCAGCATCTCGCTGTGCGCCTCGGCCTCCTTGCGTTCCGTCACGTCATAGGCGACGCCGATCAGCCGCGCGCCGGGCCCGCCCTCGGGCGGCACGAGGCGCGCGCGCACGATGACCCAGATGGTCTCGACACCGCCCTCCGCCGTGGGGCGGTTGAGGCGGAACTCGCTGCGCAGCCAGCCGGCGCGGTTGGCCATCGCCATCTCGCGGCGCACCCGCATCCGGTCCTCGGGGTGGAGCCGCCGCATCGCCTCCTGCAGGTCGGGCTGGCCCTCGGCGGGGTCGAAACCCCACAGCTCGATCATCTTGGGCGACCAGTTGAGGGTGCGGCTGGCGGGGAACCATTCCCAGGTGCCGATGCCCACCGCCTCCTGCGCCAGGCGCAGCCGCGCATCGCTCTCGGCCAGCGCCATCTGCGTCTCGCGCAACGGCGTCACATCCACATGGGCGCCGCGCAGCACGCGGGGGCGGCCATCGGGGTCGCGCTGGATCTCGCCGCGCGCCGCGATCCAGCGCACCTCGCCCGCCGGCGTCACGATGCGGTAGCTCTGCGCGTAGTCGGTGATGCCGCTTGTCTCCGACACCGCCTCCAGCAGGGTGGATTCCGCCCGATCACGGTCATCGGGGTGCAGACGGCGCACCCAGTCGGCATGCCCTTCCACGGCCGCGCGCGCGGCCAAGCCCTGCAGCGACATGTATTCAGGCGAGCGCAGGCTGACGCCGGTGGCGAGGTCCACCTCGAAGGTGCCGACCAAACCCAGGCGCGCGGCGCGGTTCAGCCGGTCGGCGTCACGCTCCAGGTCCCGACCCAGGGCGGCATTGGCGGCGCGCAGGCGCAGCTGGTCCGCGCGCACGCGCAGGCTCAGCCACAGCAGGGCCGCGCTGGCGGGCAGGCCGAAGAGGATGTAGCCCAACATGGCACGCTGCCAACGGGCCACGATCTCATGCCGCGGGCGCAGCGCCACCGCATGCACGTCGAAGCCTTCGACGGGATAGGCCGCGAAGAGCGCGGGCGCCCCATCCTGCGTGCGCGAGGAGGTGTAGATGTGCGAATGGCGCCGCCCCGCCGCGATCTCGTGGAAGGGGCTGTCCACGGCGACCTGGGGCAGCGGCTCCGTCTGGCCCAGGCTGCGGCTCAGAACATGGCCATCGTCGCGCACCAAGGCCAGGCTGTCCGTCGGCGCCTGAAGGCGGCGCATGCCCTCGGCCAGGGTGTTGGGGTCCACCGACACGCCGATGAGGCCATCGAAGGTCTCGCCCGGGGGGAGGTCATTGCCGGTGTCCTCGCGGCGGCGCGCCACGGTGAACAGCAGCGAGCCCTGGATGCGGCCGCTGAACTGGCGGCTGACGAAGATCTGCGGCGCATCCTCGGCGCGCAGGGCCTCGAAATAATCGCGGTCCGCCATGGAGACGGCCGCCTCCGGCAAGGGCAGGCCCGTGATGAGCAGCGCCCTGCCCTCCCGGCTCACCACATGGCCGAAGGCGGCGTGCGGCAATTCGCGGATGATGCGGCCGAGTTCGCCCTGCAAGCCCGGCCCCGCGTTGAGGACCTGCTCATCCGTCAGCCCGCGCAGGCGCTCATTGATGCGGCCCGCGCCGACGGCATAGCCCGTGAGCGCGCGCGCGCCATATTCCGCGGTGGCCTCGGCCGAGCGGAGCAGTTCCTCGCCCGCCTCGGCCCAGGTGAGGCGCCACATCACCCACCCGCCGCCGCCCAGCATGCACAAAGGCAGCAGCACGGCCATGAGGGGCAACAGCTGCACGAGGCGCGTGCCACGGGTCTGCGGCGCCCGGCTATTGCCGCGCAGGGATTCCGGCAGACCGCCCCGGGCATCGCCCCGCGGCCTGGCTGACGGCATGCTGCCGTTTGGCGTGGCCGTGACCCGAAGCTCGGCGGATTTGGAGGCGTGGGTCACGTCGCGCGCCTTCGGCTGTCCAGATGGAAGGCGATGAACTCGGTCTTTCCGAATGATGCGGCAGCCAAGCTACACAGAAACCCCGCCCGCCGCCACACCTCCGGACCATATTTCAGGCTTGGGCCAGGCAGTTACAGCTAAATAAAAATAACGCACTTCCAGTTGATGGCGCCAGAGTAACAGTCATGCCAGATATGCTGGTGTCCCTGCTTCTGAAACGACGCGCCGCTTCAGAAGAGTTGCGCCGGCAACCAGGTGGCCAGCGCCGGAAAGACCATGACAAACGCGATGGCCAGCAACTGCAACAGCACATAGGGGATGACGCCACGGTAGATATCCCCCGTGCCCACCCCCGCCGGCACCACCCCGCCCAGGTAGAACAGCGAGAAGCCGAAGGGTGGCGTGAGGAAGCTGGTCTGCAGGTTCAGCGCGATCAGTACCGCGAGCCAGATGGGGTCGATGCCCATGGCCAGCAGCACCGGGCCCACGATGGGGACCACGATGATGGTGATCTCCACGAAGTCGAGGAAGAAGCCCATCAGGAAGATCAGGACCATCACCGCGACCAGCGCGCCATGCGCGCCGCCGGGAATGAGGGAGAGCAACTCCTTCACCGTCTCGTCGCCACCCAGGCCCCGGAACACCAGCGAGAAGAGCGTGGCGCCGATCAGGGTCGCGAAGATCATGGCCGTGATGGTCATGGTGGAATGCGACACGGCGGACAGCACCCCGCCCCGGAAGGTGCGCCACAGCGCGAGCGCGATGCCCGCGGCCAGGATGACCACCAGCACGCCCGCCACGCCGATGGCGATGCGGTCGGACAGCGGGGGTGCGGCACGGCCCAGCCGCATGTCGAAGAAGACGCCCAGAAGCACGAGCCCTACGGCCGCCAGCCCCGCCAGCCAGATCAGCCAGCCGCGCGGCCCCTTGTGGCGCAACCCCGCCAGCAGCGTGGCGCCGATGGCGCCCACCGAGGCGGCCTCGGTCGGCGTCGCCACCCCGCCCAGGATGGAGCCCAGCACGGCCACCACCAGAATGATGGGTGGCAGCAGCGCGCGCAGCAGCTGGCCGGTGGTGACGCGCCCGGCCTCCTCGGGCGCCATGGCCGGGCCCATTTCGGGCCGCCACAGGCAGAGCAGCAATTGGTAGAGGATGTAGAGCCCCACCAGCATCAGCCCGGGGATCATGGCGCCGGCAAAGAGCTGCCCCACCGAGACCGTCTGCACCGAGAACAGCCCCTGGGCCAATTGCGCCTGCTGGTAGGCGGCCGAGATGACCTCGCCCAGGATGACCATGACGGTGGAGGGCGGGATGATCTGCCCCAGCGTCCCCGCCGCGCAGACCGTGCCGCAGGCGAAGCGCTTGTCATAGCCGCGTCGCAGCATGGCCGGCAGCGCGATCAGCCCCATGGTGACGACGGTGGCCCCCACGATGCCCGTGGAGGCCGCCAGCAGCGCGCCCACCACCGAGACGCTGATGGCCAGGCCTCCGCGCACCGTGCCGAAGAGGCGCCCCATGGCCTCCAGCAGCTCCTCCGCGATGCGGGAGCGTTCGAGCATGATGCCCATGAAGACGAACAGCGGGATCGCGACCAGCGTCTCCCCCGTCATGGTGCCGAAGATGCGCTGCGCCAGCGCCGCGAGCAGGAAGGTGTCGAAGACGCCGAGCAGGATGCCCGCCGTGCCGAAGACGATGGCGCAGCCCACCAGCAGGAAGACGACGGGAATGCCGGTGAGGATCAGCCCGCAGAGCGAGGCGAACATGAGCAGGTCCAGCACCTGCCCGATGGCGGCGGTGCTCATGCCTCGCCCTGCCTTTGGCGCTGCGGGAAGTGGGTCGTGGCCGCGCCCGTCAGCACCGCCACGCAGCGGATGCCGATGGAGACGGCCTGCAAGCCCAGCAATATCCCCATGGCCGGGATGAGCGATTTCAGCGCGGGCACGAAAGGCACGCCCCCCAGCGCCATGGGCCCCTCATTCTGCATCCAGGATCGCGCCGCGTAGTCCCAGGAGGCCCAGACCACCAGCGCGCAGAAGGGAAGTGCGGCGACGATCACGCAGGCGAGGTCCACCGCCGCCTGCCGCCGCACGGACCAGCCGGCGTAGAAGACGTCCACCCGCACATGCTGGTCCACCATCCAGGTGTAGCCCATGACCAGCATGAACAGCGTGGCATGGATGTAGATCACGCTCTCCTGCATCCAGACGAAGGAGGAGCCATAGGCGTAGCGCAGCACCACGACGATGAACTGCACCAGCACCACCCCCAGCGCCAACCACTTGACGCCCTGGGCCAGGAAGCGGCTCAGGGCGTCATGCGCGTCGGCGGCACGCAGCAGGAGGCGCAAGCCGCTCAGCCCCAGCGAATGGGCAGGGCGCGCGAGTTGAAGTTCCCCGCGTAGGATTGCAGCATGTAGGCTTGGCTGCGGTTGCGGAACTCCGCGTAGCTGTCGGCGATGCGCTTCACCAGCGGGTCCTGGTGGGCGCGCAACTCGGCCAGGATTTCGCCCGCGATGTTGCCGAAGGCGATCAGCATGTCGCGCGGCACTTCCTTCACCTGCACGCCATGGCGCGTCACCAGCTCGTTCAGCGCGATGGGGTGGCGCACGTCGTATTCGCTGGTCGTCTCCTCGTGCAGGGAGAGGGCGCAGAAGCGCACCACGGCCTTCAGGTCATCCGGCAGGGCGTTCCAGCGCGCCATGTTGATGCCGATCTCCTCGGCGGAGGACGGCTCCTGCACACCCGGGTAGTAGTAGTTCTTGGCCACCTGGTGCAGGCCGAGCGGCAGGTCCGAGAAGGGGCCGACGAATTCGGCGGCGTCAATCGTGCCCGATTGCAGGGCGGCGAAGATCTGCCCGGCCGGCAGCGACACGACCGAGGCGCCGGCGCGGCGGAACATCTCGCCACCCAGGCCGGCCGTGCGGTAGCGCAGGCCGCGGAAATCCTCGAGGCTGTTCAACTCGCGGCGGAAGAAGCCCATCCATTGCG from Roseococcus microcysteis includes these protein-coding regions:
- the ligD gene encoding DNA ligase D, producing MARAALDRYRAKRDFRRSPEPEGGTPQEGRLAFVVQRHAARRLHYDLRLEWGGVLKSWAVTRGPSLDPADKRLAVEVEDHPLDYAGFEGVIPKPGYGAGVVQLFDRGAWAPLDPDQVEENLAKGELKFVLAGERLRGGFLLVRLKPRRGENPRQPNWLLIKERDSMARPGEGDAVLKAETSIATGRTLAAIEAGTAAIPDFVEPQLCRLVDTPPSGAAWRHEPKLDGYRVQLRVEGGKARLLTRTGLDWTARFGPLTRAARALPDGLVDGEVVALDRKGETSFAALQAHLAGERGATLLYHAFDLLHDGSRDLRGEPLRARKAALRDWLPEGDPWRFVGDFDAPGAQMLASACRLALEGIVSKRQDAPYSSGRGESWVKSKCRGREEFVVGGFSPQASGRGLGALLVGLQRDGRFSYAGRVGTGFNAAASSRLLKRLEGLRRKTTPFEQGAPARLSDVTWVDPELVVEVAYGGWTEEGILRHASFLGEREDKPAEAVEATPPAKPSAPRRTSGARLSNPGRVLWPGPPAVTKEALAAHYERFADRILAHVAGRPLSVLRAPGGLGKPLFFQRHAGNAPSPALREVYIEGQDKPYMAVDDAAGLAALAQISALELHPWGATAARPEIPDRLVFDLDPAEGVEMPAIIACAKELRARLKALGLTAFPRVTGGKGLHLVVPLAIPARGAAADWAAAKSFARLLCTLMVRDAPDRYTVTLAKKARTGKIFLDYLRNDRLATAIANWSPRARPGAPVAHPIAWSAVKPGLDPAALTLPALADARMPPDPWRGFDAAAIPLNDAIRRLTR
- a CDS encoding glycosyltransferase, with amino-acid sequence MTPALAVAIPAHDEARMLPRCLAALAAQRDAPPFAVVVLANNCTDDTAEVARRLVPRLPYPLHVEEVTLPESDRHAGHARGLAMARAAALLGEQGLLAGTDADATPAPNWLAGLARHHAAGSDAIAGWAIMERASARTLPPAVRERARAEARLAQLLDRLASVLDPLPWDPWPRHTGHSGANFAVAKEAYWRCGGVPDVPLAEDRLLFARLAEIGARIRHAPDCVVHVSARLKGRAAGGMADALRRRAEDADPFCDASIEPVSHVLRRHRLRRALREGVEIERLAGRLGLAGAEAVALTAGLSEDQSWARLRAAAPRLQPVPVPALELARQTRAAERALRRLGIPLPEAPPEGALV
- a CDS encoding class I SAM-dependent DNA methyltransferase: MSRASIPAAYFDQLYRERPDPWDLAGSDYEAAKYAATLDALPARRFARGLEVGCSIGTLSALLAPRCGEFLGIDHAEAPLAEARRRCPRGVFHHMAAPGEWPEGRFDLIMLSEMLYYLGFADLDALARRCQDSLAPGGVVLLVNWRGENDGTMSGDAATLSFLAALPAHWPARNLALGPRYRMDIAEAG
- a CDS encoding acyl-CoA dehydrogenase family protein, with amino-acid sequence MSASLDARALGVAAALRAAPPRNAAAALRHLAPLLPLARAAPHALWQALVTLGHADLSAGRLFEGHVNVLHLLDAHGDAAQRARAEGAGLLAIWGADDPAAPVLLEGGRMSGRKLFCSGATSVGAVLVTARTPEGPVLVWIERPEAARFTDGSAWPIGGMRASESRACALDGLRVRPGDVIGGPGDYLAQPAFSGGIWRILALQLGAMRRLDEAMRAHLLANDRAGHPAQRARLMENALDLESTRLWTLAAAEAVEAGQDSEAALARVGLAREVTTRAAEGVLARLRRGIGLPASVVDGTPGGAPVERLARDLDSFLRQPGPDAALDRATDILIARGAGVLG
- a CDS encoding sigma-70 family RNA polymerase sigma factor, translating into MTFEQELLALLPRLRAYARNMARNAHDADDLVQDTVLRALSARERFAPGTNMRAWLFTILRNRFFNTVAAHGRTNVPLEDAPPEALVTPPAHEWAFRQSELRLALGKLHHLQREALLLSVGAELSYAEIGEIIGCPVGTVKSRVFRARQELAALLDHSSTLEPDSV
- a CDS encoding DUF1328 family protein; its protein translation is MKVVWWIIVLAIVSIVAGVLGLSGVAAAAGGVASILFWALIIFGVVALLAGLVRRR
- a CDS encoding sensor histidine kinase — encoded protein: MPSARPRGDARGGLPESLRGNSRAPQTRGTRLVQLLPLMAVLLPLCMLGGGGWVMWRLTWAEAGEELLRSAEATAEYGARALTGYAVGAGRINERLRGLTDEQVLNAGPGLQGELGRIIRELPHAAFGHVVSREGRALLITGLPLPEAAVSMADRDYFEALRAEDAPQIFVSRQFSGRIQGSLLFTVARRREDTGNDLPPGETFDGLIGVSVDPNTLAEGMRRLQAPTDSLALVRDDGHVLSRSLGQTEPLPQVAVDSPFHEIAAGRRHSHIYTSSRTQDGAPALFAAYPVEGFDVHAVALRPRHEIVARWQRAMLGYILFGLPASAALLWLSLRVRADQLRLRAANAALGRDLERDADRLNRAARLGLVGTFEVDLATGVSLRSPEYMSLQGLAARAAVEGHADWVRRLHPDDRDRAESTLLEAVSETSGITDYAQSYRIVTPAGEVRWIAARGEIQRDPDGRPRVLRGAHVDVTPLRETQMALAESDARLRLAQEAVGIGTWEWFPASRTLNWSPKMIELWGFDPAEGQPDLQEAMRRLHPEDRMRVRREMAMANRAGWLRSEFRLNRPTAEGGVETIWVIVRARLVPPEGGPGARLIGVAYDVTERKEAEAHSEMLAHEVEHRAKNALAVVTGLLRVTTADTHEEYVEVLEARIRALAGTMALLGRHRWKGASVADLLHHELEPFGVGEEDAPVTLEGPEVLVGPHVAQPLSMALHELATNAAKYGALSTAEGRLEVRWSLRGQEVVLQWRESGGPPLEGPPERVSFGSQIITHSFEGTLGGTIERQWRPEGLACDIRFSTDREAPVSGLRG
- a CDS encoding TRAP transporter large permease, coding for MSTAAIGQVLDLLMFASLCGLILTGIPVVFLLVGCAIVFGTAGILLGVFDTFLLAALAQRIFGTMTGETLVAIPLFVFMGIMLERSRIAEELLEAMGRLFGTVRGGLAISVSVVGALLAASTGIVGATVVTMGLIALPAMLRRGYDKRFACGTVCAAGTLGQIIPPSTVMVILGEVISAAYQQAQLAQGLFSVQTVSVGQLFAGAMIPGLMLVGLYILYQLLLCLWRPEMGPAMAPEEAGRVTTGQLLRALLPPIILVVAVLGSILGGVATPTEAASVGAIGATLLAGLRHKGPRGWLIWLAGLAAVGLVLLGVFFDMRLGRAAPPLSDRIAIGVAGVLVVILAAGIALALWRTFRGGVLSAVSHSTMTITAMIFATLIGATLFSLVFRGLGGDETVKELLSLIPGGAHGALVAVMVLIFLMGFFLDFVEITIIVVPIVGPVLLAMGIDPIWLAVLIALNLQTSFLTPPFGFSLFYLGGVVPAGVGTGDIYRGVIPYVLLQLLAIAFVMVFPALATWLPAQLF
- a CDS encoding TRAP transporter small permease subunit; protein product: MRLLLRAADAHDALSRFLAQGVKWLALGVVLVQFIVVVLRYAYGSSFVWMQESVIYIHATLFMLVMGYTWMVDQHVRVDVFYAGWSVRRQAAVDLACVIVAALPFCALVVWASWDYAARSWMQNEGPMALGGVPFVPALKSLIPAMGILLGLQAVSIGIRCVAVLTGAATTHFPQRQRQGEA
- a CDS encoding TRAP transporter substrate-binding protein, coding for MQRRTIIGSAAAATAATLATPALSQGRIEWRMVTIWPRNLPGPGVAAQRCADRIGQMSGGRLTVRLFAAGEVVPPAGAFDAVAAGTADLYHGVPSFWISKSPGIGFFGSFPYGMTAYERQGWMMHGGGQAMYDEMYARFGVKGFIVGDSGPQWMGFFRRELNSLEDFRGLRYRTAGLGGEMFRRAGASVVSLPAGQIFAALQSGTIDAAEFVGPFSDLPLGLHQVAKNYYYPGVQEPSSAEEIGINMARWNALPDDLKAVVRFCALSLHEETTSEYDVRHPIALNELVTRHGVQVKEVPRDMLIAFGNIAGEILAELRAHQDPLVKRIADSYAEFRNRSQAYMLQSYAGNFNSRALPIRWG